Proteins encoded in a region of the Trypanosoma brucei gambiense DAL972 chromosome 11, complete sequence genome:
- a CDS encoding 40S ribosomal protein S5, putative, producing MSAKAPKLFNKWSYENLQTTEIALNDYITRTPTYVPHSAGRWQKKRFRKARIPIVERLTNGLMFKGRGNGKKLQAVRLVRHTLEIIHLLTDQNPIQVVIDAVSKGAPREDSTRVGAGGVVRRQAVDVSPMRRVNEAIYLMCKGAREAAFRNLKTLPECLADEIVNASKGSSNSYAIKKKDEVERVAKANR from the coding sequence ATGAGCGCAAAGGCACCGAAGCTCTTCAACAAGTGGTCATATGAGAATCTCCAGACGACGGAGATAGCTCTTAACGACTACATCACGCGGACACCAACATATGTGCCTCACTCTGCTGGACGTTGGCAGAAGAAGCGCTTCCGCAAGGCACGCATCCCCATTGTGGAGCGCCTCACGAATGGTCTGATGTTCAAGGGTCGTGGCAATGGTAAGAAGCTGCAGGCCGTGCGTCTTGTGAGGCACACATTGGAGATCATTCACTTGTTGACAGATCAGAACCCCATTCAGGTGGTTATTGATGCCGTCTCCAAGGGAGCTCCGCGTGAGGACTCCACACGTGTTGGCGCTGGTGGTGTTGTGCGGCGGCAGGCTGTTGATGTGTCACCGATGCGCCGTGTTAATGAGGCAATCTACCTCATGTGCAAGGGGGCGCGTGAGGCGGCGTTTCGCAACCTCAAGACACTTCCTGAGTGCCTTGCGGACGAGATCGTGAATGCGTCGAAGGGTAGCTCCAATTCCTATGCcatcaaaaagaaggatgaggTGGAGCGCGTCGCCAAGGCCAACCGGTAA
- a CDS encoding SEC61-like (pretranslocation process) protein,putative, giving the protein MTDILMKMSPILAFLPEVATPLRVVPIRERIMWTFVALFIFLVCCQVPVFGARPGQASDPFYWMRVVLASNKGTLMELGISPIVTASLVMELLVGVRIISYDINNKRERAVYEGVQKIVALFITIVEATAYVSSGMYGDVREIGVFMCGLIVLQLTFATMVCILLDELLQNGWGLGAGTSLFIATNICDTIIWKCFSPSTINTGRGSEFEGAIIAFFHLLVTRTDKVRALKEAFYRPQLPNLTNVFATVLLFAVVVFLQGFRVPLMTKSRNAAADRQPYIIKLFYTSNMPIILQTSVVSNINFFSQILSRRFGQFNFLINLLGRWESRAYSQSGQMYPVGGLAYYLTAPSTFYDMINDPVHAVLYIVFILFSCATFSKLWVAISHTGPRDVAKRLVSEGRWLAQARESEEDMARLLEKYIPVAASFGGLCVGALTLFADFLGAIGSGTGVLLSVTMINQYYDILREEGEDLGYNFIKRKVA; this is encoded by the coding sequence ATGACCGACATCCTCATGAAGATGAGTCCCATATTGGCCTTCCTGCCAGAGGTGGCCACTCCGTTACGTGTTGTCCCCATTAGGGAGCGCATCATGTGGACTTTTGTGGCATTGTTCATATTCCTGGTTTGTTGCCAAGTGCCCGTGTTTGGAGCCCGTCCCGGCCAAGCAAGTGACCCATTTTATTGGATGCGTGTCGTCCTGGCCAGTAATAAGGGAACACTCATGGAGCTCGGTATCTCACCTATTGTTACCGCCTCATTGGTCATGGAATTACTCGTTGGCGTGAGGATCATAAGTTACGACATTAACAACAAGCGGGAACGTGCAGTGTATGAGGGTGTGCAGAAGATTGTGGCCCTCTTCATCACTATAGTGGAGGCCACTGCATATGTTTCGTCTGGCATGTACGGTGACGTACGGGAGATCGGTGTCTTCATGTGTGGACTAATTGTTCTTCAGCTGACATTTGCCACGATGGTTTGCATTCTTCTTGACGAGTTGCTGCAGAATGGCTGGGGACTTGGCGCAGGGACGTCTTTATTCATTGCTACCAACATTTGTGACACCATTATTTGGAAGTGCTTCTCCCCTTCCACTATCAACACGGGTCGCGGTTCGGAGTTTGAAGGTGCTATCATTGCATTCTTTCACTTATTGGTCACTCGCACAGACAAGGTGCGCGCTCTCAAGGAAGCGTTTTACCGCCCTCAGTTGCCAAACCTGACCAACGTGTTTGCGACCGTTTTACTCTTCGCTGTGGTGGTGTTCCTCCAGGGTTTCCGCGTCCCTCTTATGACGAAGTCCCGAAACGCTGCTGCCGACCGCCAGCCGTACATCATCAAACTCTTCTATACAAGTAATATGCCCATCATTCTGCAGACCAGTGTGGTGTCCAACATCAACTTCTTTTCGCAGATCCTTTCGCGCCGCTTCGGTCAGTTCAACTTCCTCATCAACCTTCTCGGTCGTTGGGAGTCACGGGCTTATAGCCAGAGCGGGCAAATGTACCCTGTTGGCGGACTTGCGTACTATCTTACAGCTCCTTCTACTTTTTACGACATGATCAACGACCCCGTCCACGCTGTGCTGTATATTGTCTTCATTCTCTTCTCATGTGCCACCTTCTCTAAACTGTGGGTGGCCATCAGCCACACGGGACCGCGTGATGTGGCGAAGCGCCTCGTTTCAGAGGGACGGTGGCTGGCGCAGGCGCGCGAGAGTGAGGAGGATATGGCACGTTTACTTGAGAAGTACATTCCCGTTGCCGCTAGCTTTGGTGGCCTATGTGTTGGTGCGCTTACACTTTTTGCTGACTTCCTTGGTGCTATTGGTAGCGGCACGGGTGTTTTGCTTTCCGTTACAATGATTAACCAGTATTATGATATCTTACGTGAGGAAGGAGAAGATCTGGGCTACAACTTTATCAAGCGGAAGGTTGCGTAA
- a CDS encoding inositol-1,4,5-trisphosphate (IP3) 5-phosphatase,putative encodes MRSLLEGITSTLRSAQQHQTGWDPRNATSTGVPTTAQEAFSGGVPAVAQRDLSHVEGSVSSKGGASMDCITGYSRFSTHSPPDFPFRMLMITQNVGAIGDTAAGAKEGGEEHRRECEKQAGNDELSSDAQKDVREFLSELRLLIFEYSRREYTAHIRVSSTGDDDPSHPSAADIGGQGPPPLIDVIVVHFQEIGGKSFHTEFNNYFANALQELLPEAGWTSGLLMRTNDDEDQFTAVGSVVYLSHRMCPISSILSFHHRTFVCVGDDPVTYGSSPTILFHGGKFSGAGESRKGYLLISLRLGTVVVNFLNVHLYNDKKSKEAAAASPSPYALQRQEALLETLAECAAFISPDDPLFIFGDFNTRLDVHNMLQYLKEVENLDVKVSDGDVRAPDSFWELFENPQHMGVIRPYDVEVQRLLDVVAQQSGMELAEFAVRFPPTYLCQSPRDSEEATFQIDTPVHLVNDGEDKRESGTSDRISVVRVLERLSSIPHHPYGRRRVPAWCDRVLWNPPALELMTGRRTSQSVAGSSATAHGGTGVGALRRYVYRSVALRHTDHAAVTLFF; translated from the coding sequence ATGCGCAGCCTACTGGAAGGTATAACCTCAACACTCCGGTCCGCGCAACAGCATCAGACAGGCTGGGATCCGCGTAATGCCACGTCTACCGGGGTGCCTACCACTGCGCAGGAGGCGTTTAGCGGCGGCGTACCAGCGGTTGCTCAGCGTGATTTATCGCATGTTGAGGGGTCGGTTTCATCAAAGGGAGGCGCCTCGATGGACTGCATCACTGGGTACTCCCGCTTCTCCACGCATTCGCCTCCCGATTTTCCCTTTAGAATGCTCATGATAACTCAGAATGTTGGTGCCATTGGGGACACTGCCGCTGGGGCAAAAGAAGGTGGTGAAGAGCACAGAAGGGAATGTGAGAAACAGGCTGGTAATGATGAGCTCTCTTCGGATGCTCAGAAGGATGTAAGGGAGTTTCTTTCAGAGCTGCGGTTGCTGATATTCGAATACAGCCGCCGCGAGTACACAGCGCACATCAGAGTGAGCAGCACAGGTGACGATGACCCTTCTCATCCCTCGGCAGCCGATATTGGTGGCCAGGGACCACCCCCACTGATTGATGTGATCGTAGTGCATTTCCAAGAAATTGGGGGTAAGAGTTTCCATACAGAATTTAACAACTACTTCGCTAACGCCCTGCAGGAGCTACTGCCGGAGGCTGGATGGACCTCCGGGTTACTAATGCGGAcgaatgatgatgaggacCAATTCACCGCTGTGGGAAGCGTTGTATACCTGTCTCACCGCATGTGCCCTATCAGTAgcattctttcctttcaccACCGTACCTTCGTTTGTGTGGGTGACGACCCTGTGACATATGGGAGTTCGCCTACTATTCTATTTCACGGCGGGAAGTTTTCTGGTGCCGGTGAGTCTCGGAAAGGATATTTGCTCATATCACTTCGCCTCGGCACTGTTGTGGTGAACTTTTTGAACGTGCACCTCTACAACGACAAGAAAAGCAAggaggcagcggcagcgaGTCCTAGCCCCTATGCTTTGCAGCGTCAGGAGGCACTGCTCGAAACCTTGGCGGAGTGTGCGGCATTCATCTCCCCCGATGACCCCCTGTTCATTTTTGGCGACTTTAATACGCGCCTCGACGTGCATAATATGCTACAGTATTTAAAAGAAGTGGAGAATCTGGACGTTAAAGTTTCAGACGGTGACGTGCGGGCGCCGGACAGTTTCTGGGAGCTTTTTGAAAACCCACAGCATATGGGAGTAATCCGACCTTACGATGTTGAGGTGCAGCGCCTGCTGGACGTAGTGGCGCAGCAGAGTGGCATGGAGCTAGCGGAATTTGCGGTTCGGTTTCCCCCAACATATTTGTGTCAATCCCCGAGGGATTCGGAGGAAGCGACTTTCCAGATTGATACTCCTGTCCATTTGGTTAATGATGGGGAGGATAAACGAGAGAGTGGGACCAGTGACAGGATAAGCGTGGTTCGCGTGTTGGAACGGCTTTCTTCCATACCACACCATCCCTACGGGCGGAGGCGTGTACCTGCGTGGTGTGACCGCGTCTTGTGGAACCCTCCCGCGTTGGAACTCATGACAGGGCGCCGAACTTCACAATCGGTGGCGGGAAGCAGTGCTACTGCCCACGGCGGAACTGGCGTGGGGGCGTTGCGCCGGTATGTGTATCGTTCTGTAGCCTTGCGTCACACCGACCACGCCGCTGTGACACTGTTTTTTTGA
- a CDS encoding 6-phosphogluconolactonase, putative: MSFKPTISVHATPQELSAAGCRKIVEIIEASGSQQWPLSIALAGGSTPKMTYARLHDEHLNLLREKRALRFFMGDERMVPADSTDSNYNMAREVLLHDIPDDLVFPFDTSAVTPSAEATSADAMRVAEAYGKQLASLLPLKSVGEAGPKVPVFDVVLLGLGSDGHTASIFPGSQAEKETDGKVVVSVGFPSETMKPKVWRVTLSPATIMQARNVIVLATGAEKKWVVDGILADTAHKAPVARFLRGCEGNVSFLLDKEIAENLAKF; encoded by the coding sequence ATGTCATTCAAGCCAACCATCAGCGTTCACGCGACGCCTCAGGAGCTCTCTGCTGCAGGGTGTCGAAAGATAGTGGAAATCATAGAGGCTTCAGGGAGCCAACAATGGCCTTTGTCCATCGCCCTTGCGGGTGGTTCCACGCCAAAGATGACCTACGCGCGGCTGCATGATGAGCACCTTAATTTGCTTAGGGAGAAGCGCGCGCTGCGTTTTTTTATGGGAGATGAGCGGATGGTCCCCGCCGACTCCACCGATTCCAACTACAACATGGCGAGGGAAGTCCTTCTTCACGACATCCCCGACGACCTCGTTTTTCCTTTCGACACCAGCGCCGTCACGCCTTCGGCAGAGGCGACATCTGCTGACGCCATGAGGGTGGCTGAGGCGTACGGAAAGCAACTTGCCTCGCTTCTTCCCCTGAAGAGTGTGGGAGAAGCGGGACCGAAAGTTCCCGTCTTTGATGTCGTACTCTTGGGTTTGGGGTCTGATGGCCACACGGCCTCCATTTTCCCAGGAAGCCAGGCTGAAAAGGAGACAGACGGAAAGGTGGTTGTCAGCGTAGGATTCCCCAGCGAAACCATGAAGCCGAAGGTGTGGCGTGTCACGCTGTCGCCAGCAACGATTATGCAAGCGCGTAATGTCATCGTACTTGCGACGGGTGCAGAGAAGAAATGGGTTGTTGATGGCATACTGGCGGACACCGCCCATAAAGCTCCCGTTGCTCGCTTCCTTCGGGGTTGTGAGGGGAACGTTTCGTTCTTGTTAGATAAGGAGATTGCTGAAAACTTGGCAAAGTTTTGA
- a CDS encoding pyruvate phosphate dikinase, putative, translating into MVAKKWVYYFGGGKADGNKNMKELLGGKGANLAEMVNLGIPVPPGFTITTEACKTYQETETIPQEVADQVRENVSRVEKEMGAKFGDPANPLLFSVRSGAAASMPGMMDTVLNLGLNKVTVDAWVRRAPRLERFVYDSYRRFITMYADIVMQVGREDFEEALSRMKERRGTKFDTDLTASDLKELCDGYLELFELKTGCSFPQDPVMQLFAAIKAVFRSWGNPRATIYRRMNNITGLLGTAVNVQAMVFGNINDRSATGVAFSRSPSTGENFFFGEYLVNAQGEDVVAGIRTPQQINHSLSLRWAKAHGVGEEERRKRYPSMEEAMPENYRLLCDVRKRLENHYRDMQDLEFTVQDGRLWLLQCRNGKRTIHAAVRIAIDMVNEGLISREEAVLRIDPYQVDHLMHPNLEPGAEKANKPIGRGLAASPGAAVGQVVFDAESAKEWSGRGKKVIMVRLETSPEDLAGMDAACGILTARGGMTSHAAVVARGMGKCCVSGCGDMVIRGKSFKLNGSVFREGDYITIDGSKGLIYAGKLKLRSPDLKGSFQTILQWCQEMKRLGVRTNADTPADAAKARSFGAEGVGLCRTEHMFFEGSRINFIREMILADSASGRKAALDKLLPIQRADFVGILRAMRGLPVTIRLLDPPLHEFVPHDAAAQFELAQKLGMPAEKVRNRVNALHELNPMLGHRGCRLGITYPEIYNMQVRAIIEAAIAVSEEGSSVIPEIMVPLVGKKEELSLIREEVVKTAEAVITKSGKRVHYTVGTMIEVPRAAVTADSIAQKADFFSFGTNDLTQMGCGFSRDDAGPFLRHYGNLGIYAQDPFQSIDQEGIGELVRIAVTKGRRVKPMLKMGICGEHGGDPATIGFCHKVGLDYVSCSPFRVPVAIVAAAHASIKDRRAAMKARKGFAAKL; encoded by the coding sequence ATGGTGGCTAAAAAGTGGGTTTACTACTTCGGTGGTGGAAAGGCGGACGGTAACAAGAACATGAAGGAGCTCCTCGGCGGGAAGGGAGCCAATCTTGCAGAGATGGTGAACCTTGGCATCCCCGTCCCTCCCGGATTTACTATCACCACAGAAGCCTGCAAGACGTATCAAGAAACGGAGACTATTCCTCAAGAGGTCGCGGACCAGGTGAGGGAGAACGTGAGCCGCGTGGAAAAGGAGATGGGGGCAAAGTTTGGCGATCCTGCCAACCCGCTACTATTCTCAGTGCGGTCTGGGGCTGCAGCGTCGATGCCTGGTATGATGGACACTGTGTTGAACCTCGGTCTGAATAAGGTGACAGTTGACGCGTGGGTACGTCGCGCACCTCGCCTCGAACGCTTCGTGTATGACTCATACCGTCGCTTTATTACTATGTACGCCGACATTGTGATGCAAGTCGGGCGTGAAGACTTCGAGGAGGCACTTAGCCGAATGAAGGAGAGACGTGGTACTAAATTTGATACTGACCTGACCGCTTCGGACCTAAAGGAGCTTTGTGATGGGTACTTGGAGCTGTTCGAGCTGAAGACTGGGTGCTCATTTCCCCAGGACCCAGTAATGCAGCTGTTCGCAGCCATCAAAGCTGTGTTTCGTAGCTGGGGTAACCCCCGCGCCACAATTTACCGCCGCATgaacaacatcacaggtCTTCTTGGTACGGCTGTGAATGTCCAGGCAATGGTGTTTGGTAACATCAACGACCGCTCCGCCACCGGCGTTGCCTTCTCACGCAGTCCCAGCACCGGCGAGAACTTTTTCTTCGGAGAGTATCTTGTTAACGCGCAGGGTGAAGACGTTGTCGCGGGCATCCGTACCCCCCAACAGATCAATCATTCGCTTTCGCTGCGCTGGGCCAAAGCTCACGGTGTCGGCGAAGAAGAGCGTCGCAAGCGCTATCCATCCATGGAAGAGGCGATGCCCGAAAACTACAGACTCCTCTGTGATGTTCGTAAGAGACTGGAGAATCACTACCGCGATATGCAAGATCTTGAGTTCACTGTCCAGGACGGTCGACTGTGGTTGCTTCAGTGTCGCAATGGCAAGCGTACGATTCACGCAGCGGTTCGTATTGCCATCGATATGGTCAATGAGGGTCTTATCTCTAGGGAGGAAGCTGTTTTGCGGATAGACCCGTATCAGGTGGACCATTTGATGCACCCAAATCTTGAACCTGGAGCTGAGAAGGCCAACAAACCCATCGGAAGGGGCCTTGCTGCGAGCCCCGGAGCCGCTGTCGGCCAGGTTGTGTTTGATGCAGAATCCGCAAAGGAGTGGAGTGGTAGAGGGAAGAAAGTTATCATGGTACGCCTTGAAACCTCACCAGAGGATCTCGCTGGCATGGATGCTGCATGTGGTATTCTTACAGCACGTGGCGGGATGACATCGCATGCAGCCGTTGTTGCTCGCGGAATGGGTAAGTGCTGTGTTTCCGGATGCGGTGATATGGTAATCAGGGGGAAGTCATTTAAATTGAATGGCAGTGTCTTCCGGGAGGGCGACTACATCACCATTGACGGGTCCAAAGGACTGATATACGCCGGCAAGCTGAAACTTCGTTCACCAGATCTGAAGGGAAGCTTCCAGACCATTCTTCAGTGGTGCCAGGAGATGAAACGACTTGGGGTGCGCACTAACGCTGACACACCCGCCGATGCTGCAAAGGCTCGCAGTTTTGGTGCTGAAGGTGTTGGGTTGTGCCGCACGGAGCACATGTTTTTTGAGGGCAGCCGAATCAATTTCATCCGTGAGATGATTCTCGCGGATTCGGCGAGTGGCCGAAAGGCTGCCCTCGACAAACTGTTACCTATTCAGCGTGCTGACTTTGTTGGCATATTGAGGGCGATGAGGGGACTTCCCGTGACGATTCGGCTTCTCGACCCGCCGCTGCACGAGTTTGTGCCACATGACGCCGCTGCACAATTTGAGCTTGCGCAGAAGCTTGGGATGCCTGCAGAGAAGGTTCGAAATCGTGTAAATGCGTTGCACGAGTTAAACCCTATGCTTGGCCACCGTGGATGCCGGCTGGGTATCACGTACCCTGAGATCTACAATATGCAAGTAAGGGCCATCATCGAGGCGGCTATTGCGGTAAGTGAGGAAGGAAGCAGTGTTATCCCAGAAATCATGGTTCCGTTggtggggaaaaaggaagaactttCGCTTATAAGGGAAGAGGTGGTAAAGACGGCCGAAGCTGTAATCACGAAATCGGGAAAACGTGTTCATTACACTGTCGGCACAATGATTGAGGTTCCTCGCGCCGCAGTAACTGCCGACTCAATCGCGCAAAAGGCGGACTTCTTCTCCTTTGGCACCAACGATCTTACTCAAATGGGATGTGGCTTCTCCCGTGACGATGCCGGCCCCTTTTTAAGACACTATGGTAACCTTGGGATATACGCACAGGATCCCTTCCAGTCGATCGATCAAGAAGGCATTGGTGAGCTGGTGCGCATTGCCGTGACAAAGGGTCGGAGAGTGAAACCAATGCTAAAGATGGGCATATGTGGAGAGCACGGTGGCGACCCTGCGACCATTGGTTTCTGCCACAAGGTGGGGCTGGACTACGTCTCCTGCTCACCATTCCGTGTGCCTGTCGCGATTGTTGCCGCTGCTCATGCCTCCATTAAGGATAGGAGGGCTGCGATGAAGGCGCGTAAGGGATTCGCGGCCAAGCTTTAA